One Prodigiosinella aquatilis DNA window includes the following coding sequences:
- a CDS encoding LysE family translocator yields MPEIHNVVGFAFIALGLVLTPGPNMVYLISRSICQGRMAGLVSLLGVAAGFVFYMLCAAFGITTFLMMVPFAYDTLRIAGVCYLIYLAWQAVKPGGKSPFKVKALPPDSNRKLFTMGLITNLLNPKAVVMYLSLLPQFISPEHGSVLYQSLFLGFMQIIISVTVNAIIAISAGTIAVYLANRPTWLQVQRYLMGTVLFGLATKMIIDNK; encoded by the coding sequence ATGCCAGAAATTCATAATGTGGTTGGTTTTGCTTTCATTGCATTGGGTCTGGTACTAACACCTGGCCCAAATATGGTTTATCTGATTTCTCGCTCGATTTGTCAGGGGCGAATGGCTGGATTAGTTTCATTGCTTGGCGTGGCAGCTGGTTTTGTTTTTTATATGTTGTGTGCCGCCTTTGGTATCACCACGTTTTTGATGATGGTGCCCTTTGCCTATGACACATTAAGGATTGCCGGTGTTTGCTATTTAATCTATCTTGCATGGCAAGCGGTGAAACCAGGTGGTAAATCTCCATTCAAGGTAAAAGCATTACCGCCAGATAGTAATAGAAAATTGTTTACGATGGGATTGATTACCAACCTGCTTAACCCTAAGGCTGTTGTTATGTATCTCTCTTTATTGCCACAGTTTATTTCACCTGAACATGGCTCTGTTTTATATCAATCTCTATTTCTTGGTTTTATGCAAATTATTATCAGTGTTACTGTCAATGCCATTATTGCGATCAGTGCCGGCACAATTGCCGTATATCTTGCCAACCGTCCCACCTGGTTGCAGGTACAACGTTACCTGATGGGAACGGTATTGTTTGGCTTGGCGACAAAAATGATAATTGATAATAAATGA
- a CDS encoding chloride channel protein, translating into MSYFPLFNWRFITGLVLTGIVAGIGGILLTLLLHAVQHLAYGYSLNHILGQQHFLDGVTAAVPSRRFLTMMMCGVVAGAGWMLLYRYGRKLVSISAALQNCAVSMPIRETLIHIVLQIVTVGLGSPLGRETAPRELGSLFASHLSQRWSLLPEQARVLIACGAGSGLAAVYNVPLAGAVFSMEVLLKKTGLKLTFCALLTSVLATLTARYVLGDNYQYPLNATFHISSSLVIWALLVGPIFGAAAWLFSRMMHSAKQSIPQNKRLLIFNLINFTLMGVLVLWLPELLGNGKGIAEMSFTSQLSISLALLLLICKTGVVWGSLKAGSRGGLLTPSLSCGALLGYITGAVWNLWFPEYAPGAFALVGATAFLGAAMNMPFTSIVLIVEFTHVESGFLIPLIVATAGATLTGRYLHKQDKITLVRTGEKQTP; encoded by the coding sequence ATGTCATATTTTCCCCTTTTCAACTGGCGCTTCATCACTGGACTGGTGTTGACCGGGATTGTGGCGGGAATAGGCGGCATTCTCTTGACGTTGCTACTGCATGCTGTTCAGCATCTGGCCTATGGCTACAGCCTGAATCATATTTTGGGTCAACAACATTTTCTCGATGGCGTCACTGCGGCTGTTCCCTCACGTCGCTTTCTGACCATGATGATGTGCGGCGTGGTAGCTGGCGCGGGATGGATGCTGCTGTATCGTTATGGACGCAAGCTGGTCAGCATCTCCGCCGCACTACAGAACTGTGCCGTCAGCATGCCGATCAGGGAGACGCTGATCCATATTGTTTTGCAGATAGTGACCGTGGGGTTAGGATCGCCTCTGGGGCGAGAAACCGCGCCTCGCGAGCTAGGCTCGTTATTCGCCTCTCACTTAAGCCAGCGTTGGTCCTTACTCCCTGAACAGGCGCGTGTCCTGATAGCCTGTGGCGCTGGCAGCGGTTTAGCCGCAGTCTATAATGTGCCGCTCGCTGGCGCCGTGTTTTCCATGGAGGTTTTGTTAAAAAAAACCGGACTGAAACTGACCTTCTGTGCGCTGCTCACCAGTGTACTTGCCACACTCACCGCCCGTTATGTACTGGGTGACAATTATCAGTATCCTCTCAATGCTACATTCCATATATCAAGTAGCCTGGTTATCTGGGCACTTCTGGTCGGCCCTATTTTCGGTGCGGCAGCCTGGCTATTTTCTCGTATGATGCACTCTGCCAAGCAATCGATACCACAGAATAAGCGCCTGCTTATTTTCAACCTGATTAATTTCACGTTGATGGGCGTACTGGTTCTCTGGCTACCGGAATTGCTTGGCAACGGGAAAGGTATTGCCGAAATGAGCTTTACCAGCCAGTTGTCAATAAGTTTGGCGCTACTGCTGTTAATCTGCAAAACAGGAGTGGTGTGGGGCTCGCTGAAAGCCGGCTCCCGAGGTGGATTATTGACCCCCAGCCTGAGTTGTGGTGCGCTGCTTGGGTATATTACCGGAGCAGTGTGGAACCTGTGGTTCCCGGAGTATGCGCCAGGCGCTTTCGCTCTTGTGGGAGCCACCGCATTTCTTGGTGCCGCAATGAACATGCCTTTCACCAGCATTGTGCTGATCGTGGAGTTTACGCATGTCGAGTCTGGTTTCTTGATACCACTGATCGTCGCGACGGCGGGTGCAACGCTAACCGGGCGTTATCTGCATAAACAGGATAAGATCACTCTTGTGCGCACCGGCGAAAAGCAAACGCCATAA
- a CDS encoding glutamate decarboxylase — MPIHHVDLNNQSSRLDIYATKASQDSLPKYQLPKGRTEPRAAYALVRDELLLDGNARQNLATFCTTWVEDEVKQLMTDSIDKNMIDKDEYPQTAEIENRCVHIIADLWHANKSRKTVGCSTTGSSEAAMLGGLAFKWAWRKRREAAGKDTSKPNIVTGPVQICWKKFARYFDVEIREVPLEGDALGLKPEDLRQYCDENTIGVVATLGVTFTGIYEPVEALAKELDAMQHDLGLDIPIHVDAASGGFIAPFIQRDLVWDFQLERVKSINASGHKYGLAPLGVGWVIWASQEDLPEELIFYVDYLGGNMATFALNFSRPGGEIIAQYYNFLRLGREGYTAVQQACSDTAQWLGEKLAAIECFEMVYDGHGGLPAVAYKLTDTVQGFTLYDLSERVRMGGWQIASYPLPMNRQETVVQRILIRHGVSRDLAQLLLDDIKRAIDHLTKNPILNSTAKPGFHHG, encoded by the coding sequence ATGCCTATCCATCACGTTGATTTAAATAACCAGTCCAGTCGGTTGGATATTTATGCCACGAAAGCCTCACAAGACAGCCTCCCCAAGTATCAGCTTCCAAAAGGTCGTACTGAACCTCGCGCTGCCTATGCGCTTGTCCGGGATGAACTTTTGCTGGACGGGAATGCTCGCCAGAACCTTGCAACCTTCTGCACCACGTGGGTGGAGGACGAGGTCAAGCAACTCATGACCGACTCGATCGACAAAAACATGATCGACAAAGATGAGTACCCCCAAACAGCCGAAATCGAAAATCGCTGTGTCCACATCATTGCTGATCTCTGGCACGCTAATAAATCTCGGAAAACGGTGGGGTGTTCAACGACCGGATCAAGCGAGGCGGCCATGCTGGGCGGTCTGGCGTTCAAGTGGGCATGGCGTAAGCGCCGGGAAGCAGCAGGTAAGGATACGAGCAAGCCAAACATCGTGACGGGTCCGGTGCAGATCTGTTGGAAGAAATTCGCTCGGTATTTCGATGTTGAGATCCGTGAGGTGCCACTGGAAGGAGACGCCCTTGGTTTGAAACCTGAAGACCTACGCCAGTATTGCGACGAAAACACGATCGGTGTCGTGGCGACGCTGGGTGTCACCTTCACTGGTATCTATGAACCCGTTGAGGCCCTGGCGAAGGAACTCGATGCAATGCAGCATGACCTCGGGCTCGATATTCCCATCCACGTGGATGCGGCATCCGGCGGATTCATCGCCCCTTTCATTCAGCGCGACCTTGTCTGGGATTTCCAGCTGGAACGTGTCAAATCTATCAACGCCTCTGGCCACAAATATGGCCTGGCCCCCCTTGGTGTGGGCTGGGTGATCTGGGCATCCCAGGAAGACCTGCCCGAAGAGTTAATCTTCTACGTGGATTACCTCGGTGGCAACATGGCCACATTTGCGTTGAACTTCTCGCGCCCCGGCGGCGAGATCATCGCGCAATATTACAACTTTCTGCGTCTTGGCCGCGAGGGTTATACAGCGGTCCAGCAGGCCTGCTCTGACACTGCCCAATGGCTGGGTGAAAAGCTGGCGGCGATCGAGTGTTTTGAGATGGTCTATGATGGTCATGGCGGTCTTCCCGCAGTTGCCTACAAGCTAACCGATACGGTTCAAGGCTTCACGCTTTACGATCTGTCGGAACGGGTACGGATGGGCGGATGGCAGATCGCTTCCTATCCATTGCCAATGAACCGTCAGGAAACGGTCGTCCAACGCATCCTGATCCGTCATGGGGTCAGTCGGGATCTGGCGCAACTGCTTCTCGACGATATCAAGCGAGCGATCGATCACCTCACGAAGAACCCGATTCTGAACTCTACGGCGAAGCCGGGGTTCCATCATGGCTGA
- the katG gene encoding catalase/peroxidase HPI: MEDKNASSAGKCPVMHGGATSAGMSNMEWWPKALSLDILHQHDSKTNPMGAAFNYREEVKKLDVEALKRDLKALMTSSQEWWPADWGHYGGLMIRMAWHSAGTYRIADGRGGGGKGNQRFAPINSWPDNVNLDKARRLLWPIKKKYGNKISWADLIILAGTIAYESMGLKTFGFAFGREDIWHPEKDTYWGSEKEWLAPSGSANSRYSGERDLENPLAAVMMGLIYVNPEGVDGKPDPIKTAHDVRVTFQRMAMNDEETVALTAGGHTVGKCHGNGDAKQLGPDPEAADVEDQGLGWINKTSRGIGRNTVTSGLEGAWTTHPTQWDNGFFHLLLNYDWELKKSPAGAWQWEPINIKEEDKPADVEDPSIRHNPIMTDADMALKMDPEYRKISERFAKDQAYFSETFARAWFKLTHRDMGPKARYIGPDVPKEDLIWQDPVTGGRKDYDVADVKAKIAASGLSISEMVSTAWDSARTFRGSDKRGGANGARIRLAPQKDWEGNEPARLAKVLAVLEGIAAQTKVSVADVIVLAGNVGVEQAAKAAGFDVVVPFAPGRGDATPDMTDAESFDVLEPLADGYRNWMKKDYVVNAEELLLDRTQLLGLTAHEMTVLVGGMRVLGTNHGGTRHGVFTDRAGVLTNDFFVNLTDMAYTWKPAGRNLYEIRDRKTGAVKWTATRVDLVFGSNSILRSYAEVYAQDDNKGKFVQDFVTAWTKVMNADRFDLA, from the coding sequence ATGGAAGATAAAAATGCAAGTTCCGCTGGTAAGTGTCCAGTCATGCACGGCGGTGCCACATCTGCGGGCATGTCCAACATGGAGTGGTGGCCTAAAGCCCTGAGCCTGGACATCCTGCACCAGCACGACAGCAAGACCAACCCGATGGGTGCGGCCTTCAACTACCGGGAAGAAGTCAAGAAGCTCGATGTCGAAGCGTTAAAACGAGACCTGAAGGCATTGATGACCAGCAGCCAGGAGTGGTGGCCGGCAGACTGGGGGCACTACGGTGGCCTGATGATCCGTATGGCCTGGCACTCGGCAGGGACCTATCGCATTGCTGATGGTCGTGGCGGCGGTGGTAAGGGCAATCAGCGCTTTGCACCGATCAACTCCTGGCCCGACAACGTCAACCTGGATAAGGCACGTCGTTTGCTGTGGCCGATCAAGAAGAAATACGGCAACAAGATCAGCTGGGCTGACCTGATCATCCTGGCTGGCACGATTGCCTATGAATCGATGGGTCTGAAAACCTTTGGTTTCGCCTTTGGTCGGGAAGATATCTGGCACCCCGAGAAGGATACCTACTGGGGTTCAGAAAAAGAGTGGCTGGCCCCCAGTGGCAGTGCTAACAGCCGCTACTCTGGCGAGCGCGATCTGGAAAACCCACTCGCCGCTGTGATGATGGGACTGATCTACGTGAACCCGGAAGGCGTAGATGGCAAACCCGACCCGATCAAAACCGCCCACGACGTGCGCGTCACTTTCCAGCGCATGGCCATGAACGACGAAGAAACCGTGGCCCTGACCGCTGGCGGCCACACGGTGGGCAAGTGCCACGGTAACGGTGATGCGAAGCAACTAGGCCCCGATCCCGAAGCCGCTGATGTAGAAGATCAAGGCCTGGGCTGGATCAACAAGACCAGCCGCGGCATTGGCCGCAACACGGTGACCAGCGGTCTCGAAGGCGCGTGGACCACCCACCCCACCCAGTGGGACAACGGCTTTTTCCACCTGTTATTAAACTATGACTGGGAACTGAAGAAGAGCCCGGCAGGTGCATGGCAGTGGGAGCCGATCAACATCAAAGAAGAAGACAAGCCAGCCGATGTCGAGGATCCTTCTATCCGCCATAACCCGATCATGACCGATGCCGATATGGCCCTGAAGATGGACCCTGAGTATCGGAAGATTTCGGAACGCTTCGCCAAAGACCAAGCCTACTTCTCTGAAACCTTTGCACGCGCCTGGTTCAAGCTGACCCACCGCGACATGGGACCGAAGGCACGCTACATTGGCCCAGATGTTCCGAAAGAAGATCTGATCTGGCAAGATCCGGTGACTGGCGGTCGCAAGGATTACGATGTGGCCGACGTCAAGGCAAAAATCGCAGCCAGCGGGCTGAGCATCAGTGAAATGGTGTCCACGGCCTGGGATAGCGCCCGCACCTTCCGGGGTTCGGACAAGCGCGGTGGCGCCAACGGCGCACGCATCCGTCTGGCCCCACAAAAGGACTGGGAAGGCAATGAACCAGCCAGGCTGGCCAAGGTGCTGGCCGTACTGGAAGGTATTGCGGCACAGACCAAGGTCAGTGTGGCCGACGTCATCGTCCTGGCTGGGAATGTCGGAGTCGAGCAAGCTGCCAAAGCGGCGGGTTTCGACGTCGTCGTACCTTTCGCACCTGGCCGTGGCGATGCCACACCGGACATGACGGATGCCGAGTCGTTCGATGTGCTGGAGCCGTTGGCCGACGGTTACCGTAACTGGATGAAGAAGGACTACGTCGTCAACGCCGAAGAGTTGTTGCTTGACCGCACTCAACTGTTGGGCCTGACCGCGCACGAGATGACGGTTCTGGTAGGTGGTATGCGCGTCCTCGGCACCAATCACGGCGGCACCAGGCATGGGGTGTTCACTGATCGTGCGGGTGTTCTGACAAACGACTTCTTCGTCAACCTGACCGACATGGCTTACACCTGGAAGCCTGCGGGGCGCAACCTGTACGAAATTCGCGACCGCAAGACAGGCGCCGTGAAATGGACCGCCACGCGTGTCGATCTGGTTTTCGGCTCAAACTCGATACTGCGTTCCTACGCTGAGGTCTACGCACAAGACGACAATAAGGGCAAGTTTGTGCAGGACTTCGTTACGGCATGGACTAAGGTCATGAACGCCGACCGTTTCGATCTGGCTTAA
- a CDS encoding type II toxin-antitoxin system HipA family toxin: MVMEVINVSYKDHVVGAVSFDTDTGLGAFEYDPGFIKKGIELAPLKMPLAKRIYSFPELNFNTFKGLPGLIADSLPDDFGNAVLNAWVAAQGKSPSAITPLQRLQYTGKRGMGALEYMPATKMRGLNATKQVEINALISIAQEILDSRSNFDVELNKDGQEDREAMLSLLSVGMSAGGARPKAVLAFNADFTQARSGQSSVPAGFTHYLMKFDGVSEHNKNQETFGDPLGFCAMEYVYYLMAKSCGINMMPCRLLPEGNRRHFITQRFDRLGNKKVHVQTLNGIAHVDYKKPGSFSYSELFSVARQLKLSATDAEQLLRRMTFNIVARNHDDHSKNVAFILGGDTWSLAPAYDLAYSYKPGSQWINCHWMSLNGKRDDFVRQDFYSLEKLSPLFTKGRINNIIDETIETVSGWRKLADIQEVPTSLIDEVESNLRLKM; the protein is encoded by the coding sequence ATGGTGATGGAAGTTATCAATGTCAGTTATAAAGACCATGTGGTCGGCGCCGTAAGTTTTGATACGGACACCGGGCTTGGTGCTTTCGAATACGATCCTGGTTTCATCAAGAAAGGCATAGAACTCGCTCCTCTGAAAATGCCTTTAGCAAAACGCATCTATAGTTTCCCGGAACTGAATTTTAATACCTTTAAGGGGTTGCCCGGCTTAATCGCAGATTCACTGCCTGATGATTTTGGCAACGCGGTACTTAATGCATGGGTCGCCGCACAAGGTAAATCTCCCAGCGCAATTACGCCACTCCAAAGGCTCCAATATACCGGGAAACGTGGTATGGGGGCGCTTGAGTATATGCCCGCAACTAAAATGAGGGGGCTAAATGCAACGAAACAGGTTGAGATTAACGCCCTGATTTCTATCGCACAGGAAATATTGGATTCTCGAAGCAACTTCGACGTTGAGCTTAACAAGGATGGTCAGGAAGACAGAGAAGCCATGCTGTCTTTGCTTTCCGTCGGTATGAGTGCCGGTGGTGCAAGACCTAAAGCTGTTTTAGCTTTTAATGCAGACTTTACTCAGGCTCGTTCAGGCCAATCCAGTGTTCCTGCTGGGTTTACCCATTACTTAATGAAATTTGACGGTGTAAGCGAACACAATAAGAACCAGGAGACTTTCGGTGATCCTTTGGGATTCTGTGCGATGGAATATGTTTATTACCTAATGGCTAAAAGCTGTGGCATTAACATGATGCCGTGTCGGTTATTACCTGAAGGAAATCGCAGACATTTCATCACACAACGATTCGACCGCCTCGGGAACAAAAAAGTCCATGTCCAGACACTAAATGGTATTGCACACGTCGATTATAAAAAGCCGGGTTCATTTTCCTACTCAGAGCTTTTTAGTGTGGCAAGGCAACTTAAATTGTCAGCAACTGATGCCGAACAGTTGTTAAGAAGAATGACATTCAATATTGTTGCTCGAAACCATGACGATCACTCCAAAAACGTGGCTTTCATTTTAGGCGGAGATACGTGGTCGTTAGCTCCAGCCTACGACTTAGCCTACAGCTACAAGCCGGGAAGCCAATGGATAAACTGTCACTGGATGAGCTTGAATGGCAAACGGGATGATTTTGTTCGCCAGGATTTTTATTCACTTGAAAAGTTGAGCCCACTTTTTACCAAAGGGCGCATCAACAACATCATTGATGAAACCATCGAGACGGTATCTGGTTGGAGAAAACTCGCTGATATACAAGAGGTTCCAACATCATTGATAGATGAAGTTGAATCAAATTTAAGGTTAAAAATGTAG
- a CDS encoding helix-turn-helix transcriptional regulator: MSFLERSASSIAEELGERLKQARLNNDLTQVEVAERAGITRKSVLNAEKGRVQLDVFVAIMAALNLTEQLERFLPRQQISPLQLSRLQGKKRRRASGQRKNNEEDVAEW; the protein is encoded by the coding sequence ATGAGTTTTCTTGAAAGATCAGCATCTTCGATTGCTGAAGAGCTAGGCGAGCGTTTAAAACAGGCTCGACTGAACAATGATCTGACCCAGGTAGAAGTAGCTGAACGTGCCGGGATCACGCGAAAGTCAGTCCTTAATGCGGAAAAAGGGAGAGTTCAGCTAGACGTTTTTGTTGCCATCATGGCCGCGCTTAATTTAACAGAGCAACTAGAGCGTTTTCTTCCTAGGCAACAGATTTCGCCGCTCCAGCTATCCAGGCTACAGGGTAAAAAGCGGCGACGCGCCTCGGGGCAACGAAAAAACAATGAAGAGGATGTAGCAGAATGGTGA
- a CDS encoding O-methyltransferase, whose product MQQKWQDVDAYLERSLLPKNANLAQTLALNADRGLPPHDVSSLQGQFLMLMVQISGARRVLEIGTLGGFSTQYMARALPPNGNLVTLEKEAVNAEVARENLLRAGLQDQVTIIVGEAAQSLPTLQHQPPFDLIFIDADKRNSLLYLEWAIKLSCVGSVIIMDNVIRGGAIVDVQRDVHAEGICQMLTAVKGLPVLTGTALQTVGSKGWDGFALFRVQNR is encoded by the coding sequence ATGCAGCAGAAATGGCAGGATGTAGATGCGTACCTGGAACGTAGTTTACTTCCGAAGAATGCTAATCTGGCGCAAACCCTGGCGCTGAATGCTGATCGGGGCTTGCCGCCACACGATGTGTCCTCTCTGCAAGGGCAATTTCTGATGCTAATGGTACAGATCAGTGGTGCACGGCGGGTACTGGAAATCGGCACGTTGGGGGGCTTTAGTACTCAATATATGGCGCGGGCGCTGCCGCCGAACGGCAATCTGGTCACGTTGGAGAAAGAAGCCGTCAATGCGGAGGTGGCGCGTGAGAATCTGCTGCGGGCCGGTTTGCAGGATCAGGTGACAATTATTGTCGGCGAAGCGGCTCAGTCGTTACCAACTTTACAGCATCAGCCGCCATTTGATCTGATCTTCATTGATGCCGATAAACGGAACAGTCTGCTTTATCTGGAATGGGCTATCAAGCTCAGTTGTGTCGGAAGCGTAATCATTATGGATAATGTTATCCGCGGCGGCGCGATTGTTGATGTGCAGCGTGACGTGCATGCCGAAGGAATTTGCCAGATGCTGACCGCGGTGAAGGGGTTACCGGTGTTAACCGGCACCGCGTTGCAGACCGTTGGAAGTAAAGGCTGGGATGGTTTTGCCCTGTTTCGCGTACAAAATCGATAA
- a CDS encoding pentapeptide repeat-containing protein, translated as MKTLHFNNENVPVITGETVELADFSECEFTRRNLSGATFISCNFYDKERNMGCSFHHGNIRETKFINCDLSLSSFSYADIFGAEFLNCRLIGADFENASFANLIAKNKFFCSGKIENCNLSNANLAGIIMEDCILRENKWFETDITKAIFKGSDLSNGEFSGIRWTDADFTECDLRGSSLHGLDLRKVNLTGVKLDAWQISFLISELGIIIS; from the coding sequence TTGAAAACCTTACATTTTAATAATGAAAATGTTCCTGTTATTACCGGAGAAACAGTTGAGTTAGCCGATTTTTCCGAATGTGAATTTACGCGGAGAAATCTAAGTGGAGCTACCTTTATTTCATGCAATTTCTATGATAAAGAGAGGAATATGGGATGTTCATTCCATCATGGAAATATAAGAGAAACCAAATTTATTAACTGTGATTTATCATTAAGCTCTTTTAGCTATGCCGATATTTTTGGCGCAGAATTTCTGAACTGTAGATTGATAGGTGCAGATTTTGAAAACGCCAGCTTTGCAAATTTAATTGCCAAAAATAAATTTTTCTGCTCGGGCAAAATAGAGAATTGCAATCTCAGCAATGCAAACCTGGCAGGCATCATTATGGAAGATTGTATACTGAGGGAAAACAAATGGTTTGAAACAGATATTACGAAAGCTATATTTAAAGGCTCGGATCTCTCTAATGGCGAGTTTTCAGGTATCCGATGGACTGATGCCGATTTCACCGAATGCGACTTAAGAGGCTCATCGCTTCATGGACTCGATTTACGAAAAGTCAACCTTACAGGGGTTAAATTGGACGCATGGCAGATTTCCTTTTTGATTTCAGAATTAGGTATTATTATCTCCTGA